The Capra hircus breed San Clemente chromosome 11, ASM170441v1, whole genome shotgun sequence genomic interval TGACGGTTGGTTTCCAAGAGGGATAACTCCAAAAAGGCAAGCCTTAGTGTGCAAGCacttattaaacttttgtttgtaTCATACCATTACTGTCCAATTAACTAAAGCTTGCCATGTGGCTAAGTCTAGCCTCAATGAGAGAAGGGATTACCAGGATGAGGACACGAGGAGGCATGGCTTCTCTGGGGACCTCAGTGTCTGTGTGTCACTCTCTTGCCCAAGGGCCACTAACCTACTTGGACTTGCCCTCTTCCAGTAAAGCCAACCTTTGGAACCATTCCTTTTCAGCCCTTATCTACTCAAATCCATGAGATGGCATCCCCTCCAGGGCCTTGTGCTCCTGTGCAACTTTAATGGGCCATCAGCCCTGGAAAAAGAGAGCTTTCTATCAGGGCACTGTTGGACAAAATCTTAACCCAAATGAGAATGGCTATAACTGTGGCATTGTCCTTTCTGTCCACTAGTGAACAGGCACTTTAGTGGAAAGTGACTGCCTGCTTTGTGTGGAGTAGCAATGATCAGATATTGTGAATAATGTGGACTGCTATGCCCTGCCCAGCTGCTGCACTCTCCCATCTCTCAGAGGTGCAGACACAACAGAATCCAGCCTCCAAGGCCTTGGCCTCTGTTGATGGTACCGTGTGTTTGCCAAATGTATGGACCCAAGGCTACAGTGGTCAGATGTCCCCAAATCAAGGTGTAAACACGGGACAACCTCCTTGTGTCAGGCTGTCCTGAGACCGAGGACACTTTTGCCAGGCCAGCATTTCCCCAGCACTTACTCTCAGATGGCCAGGTGGGCTGCGAGGACCTTTCTGCTCCTCTGCCCTCACTTGCTTCTTCTTGACTTCCAGGCTGTGAACATCACCGACTTGAACCAGAACAGGGAGCAGGACAAGCGCTTCGCCTTCATCCGCTCTGACAACGGCCCCACCACCAGCTTCGAGTCGGCTGCCTGCCCCGGCTGGTTCCTCTGCACATCACTGGAGGCCGACCAGCCCGTGGGCCTCACCAATACGCCCACAGAGGCCATCAAGGTCACCAGGTTCTACTTACAGCAGGACTAGTCATGGTGCTCAGCctttcctgtccccagtcccagcATGTCCATGACTCCAGAGATGCCTGTCCACCCTGCTCAGGGTCTCCTGGGTGTTGTGGGGCTCAGCAGGTGGCCTTGGCTGGGGGGACCTTCAGAAGGAGGTACAAGAGCCCTGGGAACAAGACCCAGTCTCCAACCTCCTCTGTTCACCCAGCCTCCCTCCACAAGGTCTTTCTAAAGTGCAGATGGAACCCCAGCCCTACTCAAAGCCTTCAGGGTGGCCTGTGTCTTCAGGGTAAAGTCCACACCCTGTGGCCAGCTCCAGTTCTGCCTCCTTTCTCACCGCAGATCCCCAGGCACTCACTTCCCTCCCGCTAAGCGGCTTccatttcttgttttgcaaaa includes:
- the IL1RN gene encoding interleukin-1 receptor antagonist protein isoform X4, with the translated sequence MQAFRIWDVNQKIFYLRNNQLVAGYLQEANIKLEEKIDVVPIEPHTMFLGIHGGKLCLACIKSGDEIKLKLEAVNITDLNQNREQDKRFAFIRSDNGPTTSFESAACPGWFLCTSLEADQPVGLTNTPTEAIKVTRFYLQQD